A single region of the Nocardioides aquaticus genome encodes:
- a CDS encoding ABC transporter ATP-binding protein: MSAAPSSSDTDAPGAPSDALVSVRGLKVHFPIKGGVFGGRTVGAVRAVDGVDLDVRAGTSLGLVGESGCGKSTLGRAVLRLSPITAGTVHFDGTDVSALSGEQLRASRKDMQMVFQDPLASLNPRQSVETILTEPLKAHKIDFDKRTRVGELLDQVGLPGSAAQKYPHEFSGGQRQRIGIARALALEPRFIIADEPVSALDVSVQAQVLNLLEELQQQLGLTYLVIAHDLAVVRHVSDEVAVMYLGSIIEQAESDDLYDEPLHPYTRSLMSAVPVPDPEIEDARERILLQGDLPSPADPPAGCRFHTRCPFKQPTRCDSERPELLELRPGHRVACHYVEEIARGEITAHQLTAEDVAARA; encoded by the coding sequence GTGAGCGCCGCCCCCTCCTCCTCCGACACCGACGCGCCGGGAGCACCCAGCGACGCGCTGGTCTCGGTGCGCGGGCTGAAGGTGCACTTCCCGATCAAGGGCGGGGTCTTCGGTGGCCGTACGGTCGGCGCCGTGCGCGCCGTCGACGGCGTCGACCTCGACGTCCGGGCCGGCACCAGCCTGGGCCTGGTGGGGGAGTCCGGGTGCGGCAAGTCGACCCTCGGCCGGGCGGTGCTGCGGCTCAGCCCGATCACGGCCGGCACCGTGCACTTCGACGGCACGGACGTCTCGGCGCTGTCGGGGGAGCAGCTGCGGGCCTCCCGCAAGGACATGCAGATGGTCTTCCAGGACCCGCTGGCCAGCCTCAACCCGCGGCAGAGCGTCGAGACGATCCTCACCGAGCCGTTGAAGGCCCACAAGATCGACTTCGACAAGCGGACCCGGGTCGGTGAGCTGCTCGACCAGGTCGGCCTGCCCGGCTCGGCGGCGCAGAAGTACCCGCACGAGTTCTCCGGCGGGCAGCGCCAGCGGATCGGGATCGCCCGGGCCCTCGCGCTCGAGCCCCGGTTCATCATCGCCGACGAACCGGTCTCCGCCCTCGACGTCTCCGTGCAGGCGCAGGTGCTGAACCTGCTCGAGGAGCTGCAGCAGCAGCTCGGCCTGACGTACCTGGTGATCGCCCACGACCTGGCCGTGGTGCGCCACGTCAGCGACGAGGTGGCGGTGATGTACCTCGGCTCGATCATCGAGCAGGCCGAGTCCGACGACCTCTACGACGAGCCGCTGCACCCGTACACCCGCTCGCTGATGTCGGCCGTGCCGGTGCCGGACCCGGAGATCGAGGACGCCCGCGAGCGGATCCTGCTCCAGGGCGACCTGCCCTCCCCGGCGGACCCGCCGGCCGGCTGCCGCTTCCACACCCGCTGCCCCTTCAAGCAGCCCACCCGCTGCGACTCCGAGCGCCCCGAGCTCCTCGAGCTGCGCCCGGGCCACCGGGTCGCCTGCCACTACGTCGAGGAGATCGCCCGCGGCGAGATCACCGCCCACCAGCTCACCGCCGAGGACGTCGCCGCCCGGGCCTAG
- a CDS encoding ABC transporter ATP-binding protein, which translates to MSATPPASTPAPAAAPDQDAPLLDVRDLRIAFGGRGRPDVVAVDEVSFSVRPGQHVGLVGESGSGKSVTSLAVMGLLPKRSARVSGEVLFRGRDLLSLEPKAMAKMRGREIAMVFQDPMTSLNPVVTVGVQLREVLRAHLDVDKAEADDRARALLEKVGIPDPGRRLREYPHQLSGGMRQRVLIAIALACEPQLLIADEPTTALDVTIQAQVLEVLKDLVADTGAALLMITHDLGVVAGLCDEVNVMYSGRIVEKARRGPLFKRPRHPYTAGLLASIPRLDLPRGSALTPIPGSPTLTLPWTEGCAFAPRCSHVQDDCRSRAPRLETDDERALRCFHPVEQPTTPRPAGAVT; encoded by the coding sequence GTGAGCGCCACGCCCCCCGCGTCCACACCAGCCCCTGCTGCCGCACCCGACCAGGACGCACCGCTGCTCGACGTCCGCGACCTGCGGATCGCCTTCGGCGGCCGTGGCCGACCCGACGTGGTCGCCGTCGACGAGGTGTCCTTCTCGGTGCGGCCCGGCCAGCACGTCGGCCTGGTCGGGGAGTCCGGCAGCGGCAAGTCGGTGACCTCGCTGGCCGTGATGGGGCTGCTGCCGAAGCGATCGGCCCGGGTCTCCGGTGAGGTGCTCTTCCGCGGTCGCGACCTGCTGTCCCTGGAGCCGAAGGCGATGGCGAAGATGCGGGGTCGCGAGATCGCGATGGTCTTCCAGGACCCGATGACGTCGCTCAACCCCGTGGTCACGGTCGGGGTGCAGCTCCGGGAGGTGCTGCGGGCCCACCTGGACGTCGACAAGGCCGAGGCCGACGACCGCGCCCGCGCGCTGCTGGAGAAGGTCGGCATCCCCGACCCGGGGCGCCGGCTGCGGGAGTACCCCCACCAGCTCTCCGGCGGGATGCGTCAGCGGGTCCTGATCGCGATCGCGCTGGCCTGCGAGCCGCAGCTGCTCATTGCCGACGAACCGACCACCGCGCTCGACGTCACCATCCAGGCCCAGGTGCTGGAGGTGCTCAAGGACCTCGTGGCCGACACGGGCGCCGCGCTGCTGATGATCACCCACGACCTCGGGGTCGTGGCCGGGCTGTGCGACGAGGTGAACGTCATGTACTCCGGTCGGATCGTGGAGAAGGCGCGTCGCGGACCGCTGTTCAAGCGGCCGCGGCACCCGTACACCGCGGGCCTGCTGGCCAGCATCCCGCGCCTGGACCTGCCCCGCGGGTCCGCGCTGACCCCGATCCCGGGCTCGCCCACCCTGACGCTGCCGTGGACCGAGGGCTGCGCCTTCGCCCCGCGCTGCTCGCACGTCCAGGACGACTGCCGCAGCCGTGCGCCGCGGCTCGAGACCGACGACGAGCGTGCGCTGCGCTGCTTCCACCCCGTCGAGCAGCCCACCACCCCCCGACCCGCTGGAGCCGTCACGTGA